In Carya illinoinensis cultivar Pawnee chromosome 16, C.illinoinensisPawnee_v1, whole genome shotgun sequence, a single window of DNA contains:
- the LOC122299412 gene encoding vacuolar-processing enzyme-like, with product MLGDSESVTRAAITPMSRLSPNHTGVVARGRHWLRGNVGKWRTPPIRHQLNAMNRIVVVLLFLGLYAYSSASAGRDLPGDHLRLPSEASRFFGRVGGAVDDKEDDSSGIRWAVLIAGSNGYWNYRHQADICHAYQLLRQGGLKDENIVVFMYDDIAFNEENPRPGVIINKPDGHDVYNGVPKDYTGDDVTVDNFFAVLLGNRTAITGGSGKVVDSGPNDHIFVYYSDHGGPGVLGMPTNPFLYAEDLIEVLKKKHASGTYKSLVFYLEACESGSIFEGLLPEGLNIYATTAANAEESSWGTYCPGDNPSPPPEYETCLGDLYSVAWMEDSDIHNMRTETLHQQYELVKTRTASENYAYGSHVMQYGDIDLSKNNLFVYIGTNPANDNYTYIDENFLRPSKKAINQRDADLVHFWDKFRKAPEGSPRKVEAQKQFVEAMSHRMHVDESVKLIGKLLFGIEKGPKVLNNVRPAGQPLVDDWGSLKTLVRTFETHCGSLSQYGMKHMRAFANICNAGILKEQMADASAQACVSFPSGPWSSLHKGFSA from the exons ATGCTTGGAGACTCGGAGAGTGTGACTCGAGCAGCTATCACCCCAATGTCGCGGCTCTCACCAAATCACACGGGAGTCGTGGCCCGTGGGCGTCATTGGCTAAGAGGAAATGTTGGAAAATGGAGAA CACCGCCAATCAGACACCAGCTCAACGCCATGAATCGCATAGTCGTCGTCCTCCTCTTCCTTGGCCTCTACGCCTACAGTTCGGCCTCGGCGGGTAGGGACCTGCCTGGAGACCATCTCCGATTGCCCTCCGAAGCTTCGAGATTCTTCGGCAGAGTTGGTGGTGCCGTTGATGATAAAGAAGACGACTCATCAGGGATCCGATGGGCGGTTCTGATTGCCGGCTCCAATGGTTACTGGAATTACAGGCATCAG GCTGATATTTGTCATGCCTATCAACTCTTGAGGCAAGGtggtttgaaagatgaaaacatTGTTGTTTTCATGTATGATGACATTGCTTTCAATGAAGAGAACCCTAGGCCTGGAGTTATCATTAACAAGCCAGATGGCCATGACGTGTACAATGGAGTGCCGAAG GATTATACTGGGGACGATGTTACTGTTGACAACTTTTTTGCAGTTCTCCTTGGAAATAGAACTGCTATTACAGGGGGCAGTGGGAAGGTTGTGGATAGTGGTCCTAATGatcatatttttgtatattatagTGATCATGGGGGTCCTGGTGTGCTTG GGATGCCTACCAATCCTTTCCTCTATGCTGAAGATCTGATAGAAGTCCTGAAGAAGAAGCATGCTTCTGGGACGTATAAAAGTTTG GTATTTTATCTTGAAGCATGCGAGTCTGGTAGCATATTTGAGGGCCTCCTTCCTGAAGGTTTGAACATCTATGCAACTACAGCAGCAAATGCAGAAGAGAGCAGTTGGGGAACTTATTGCCCTGGAGATAATCCTAGTCCTCCACCTGAGTATGAAACCTGCTTGGGGGACTTGTATAGTGTTGCTTGGATGGAAGACAG TGACATTCACAATATGCGGACAGAAACCTTGCACCAGCAGTATGAACTG GTCAAAACAAGGACTGCTAGCGAAAATTATGCTTACGGCTCTCATGTCATGCAATATGGTGACATAGATCTTAGCAAGAACAATCTCTTCGTGTATATCGGTACAAATCCTGCAAATGACAACTACACTTACATTGATGAAAACTTTTTGAGGCCATCTAAGAAGGCGATCAACCAGCGGGATGCCGATCTTGTCCATTTCTGGGATAAG TTCCGCAAGGCTCCAGAAGGCTCTCCCAGGAAAGTTGAAGCTCAGAAGCAGTTTGTTGAAGCTATGTCACATAGGATGCATGTAGATGAGAGTGTCAAACTTATCGGGAAGCTCCTATTTGGAATTGAGAAAGGTCCAAAGGTTCTCAACAATGTTCGACCTGCTGGGCAACCTCTTGTTGATGACTGGGGCAGCCTTAAGACTCTG GTGCGGACTTTTGAGACACATTGCGGATCACTATCTCAGTACGGGATGAAACACATGCGGGCCTTTGCAAACATTTGCAATGCTGGGATTCTGAAGGAGCAGATGGCTGATGCATCGGCTCAGGCTTGTGTATCCTTTCCATCTGGGCCTTGGAGCTCTCTGCACAAGGGATTCAGTGCATGA